The genomic stretch ATATTTTACTCTGTCAAAAAAGGAAGATACTATTTTAGATGTCAGGTAATACAAATAATAGCTTGTAGCTCTTTTTTATAAAGTGCATATATGCTACAGGCCAAGACTGCCTAAAAGAACAAAACTGTAACATGCATTCATTCCTTGCATACATTTTATATGCTCTAAGCTGGTGTGTTTAAATTCTGGGAATATTTAAAGTTCAAAATTATCAAACTTTTAAACAAAGACCAGAACATTAGTTTAATCTCATTTTTGATAACTTATTTTCTCATGATTGAGTATTCTAAAAACAGCACATACACAATATCACGTCACGGTTCCATTGAGACATAGTAGTCCATTAAACAAGTGTCCATTGCCCCAGTGATAGTACTTGgaaattacatcagcagctttatgATGTAGATAAGGAGGAGACATATaagaatcagagtaaaattgacaAACAGTTCCTGAAGATTTCGGCGTATTTGCGGGTTCACTTCAATTGCAGAGGCTCTCCTTATGGCAGAGCGGGTTATCTGCTGAACCTTATCCATGGTGACACAGGCAGAGGTTATGAGAGGTGTGAAGACAAGCGTGAAAGTCGTAGAAGGGGCAGAAGATGCTTTTGTTCTCTGACTAGGAGAATGTGTAAAAGTGAACAAACAAGGAAAAAAATAAGTGCAGTGCTCAAATATTACAAAGGTTATCATTAGTACTCATGGGGTGAACACGGTAATGGACAGAGAGTTAACTGTGATCATTTAAACAAACAGATTCAGGAATATTTACATTTCAGCGACTAAATATGTTAATGGTTAGCTTGGATAGCTTGCACCATTTTGTGAACAATTAACCTCTTCAGGAGATGCACAAGAGCAGTGATATTAGTGGCAAAATTTCTGGTATTACACATATCTAGTCTTCCCAGACTAGGAAAACAATAGCAAGCGACTTGTAACTGACCACTTGATGTTCAAGAAAGTTTCCCCAGTATtccaccccctgccccctccctccttcctggaGCAGCAATGATGCTTTATTGAAGTTAGTTCTCATATTTGGGAATACCACCATATTACAACACATTAGTACATTAAGTCAGTGTGTCACAGGACTGTCCTATTGTTGATAATAAGCTCACAAGAGGAGTCTACCTCTTCAGGAGCCAGTAGATTTACAATGTGATATAGTCAATTGTGTCATACACATATAAAGGTTATTCACTTCATGACATTCTATGTCCAACATTATTTAATAAATATCAAATGTAGTCATGACAGCTCCTGGGGTAAAGGTCAGGCTGTATTCAATTGAAGTTGGATCAGACTGCACATGAAGATTTACCAATAGGGTTATTTACAGATAGGCATGGAGAAAGAAACGTGTTTCCATGCAAGATTGAAGGAATGAAGGACATACATGTGTGCACTCTCAAAATAGGCTACACAACTGAAGGACAATCTCAGTTCACTATTTCAGTGAATGCAAACTCTACTGGTAAAGTTTTCTATCCTTAAATCTGATATTTAGTAGCTTGTTTCTTCCACCGCCTCATTCACTTGACTTTCTTTTTCCTAAATTCCTTTATTATCTTCCTTAGTAATATGGCAAGATGGGTCAACTCAAAAATATTTTAATGGACACTTTTAACTCTATTCGTTGATTGGTCTACTAGTGTGTGTTTAGCAATGTGGAAATGGAGCCACATATTTTAGTTTTAAGCTTGCATGGCCTGCAAAATGAATGCCAGTCTTATATTTAGGAGCTAAAGATAATTAGAAATGAGTAACTAGTTCTTTTTGTGCCACTTGCTTTAAAGTTCCTTATCATGCAGTGGTGATCAAAGTCAGCACCATATGCTTCATGAACTTGTTCTTAACCCCTGACCTCTGTCTGTGTGATTGGCAGGAAGTCTAACTAAAGGTCTGAGGTCACCAGCATGAATACATTGCTGAAATTGACTCTTGCTACAAAAACTCAAATAACTTAAAAAGGCATGGCGACAGAAGCACTGGGGCAATTTTAAACCTACCACTCGGCAGAAACTGGAcggatgggcagttaaaatcgatcAGGTTATTTACTTGTCCTGGAGATGCCGGGAACTGAATGTTCCTGACTTTAATGTGCTCAACTAAGCAGGCGGCAATGACGCCCAccttcctccgggccccacaaggaaagctaaGGCCTTCCCTGACACGGACTCGCCCTCCTCATCCCAATTGCGAGACCCTTGCGTGACAGCCCTGGCAGCCAATCCCATCACCTACCTGGTCTCGGTTATGGCCATTGGGCTGTGCAATTTTCTGCTGTTTCCCACCAACTTCCCAGCTGGAACAGGTGGGAAGTTGGCCGGCGGGATTTAAATACCCCGGGCCTCATTTCTGCAGCAGTAGGTAAGTTTTTAACTCACCTACTGCTCACCTGCCGAAAACTGGCCCAGATTTAAAATCGGGCCTACCATTTTCAAAGGGATATCTTTTTCTGCTACCTTTATGTGCAGCTATAGAGTATGGCAACTTTAAACTAAATACAGAATCTTTACATAGTTCCAATTCTCATTGTCAATATTATGTTACATTCTTATTGTGGCTTCCTTAAGCCATCCACATTAAACTCACATGGTCTAAATTGAAAATAAGTAGCAGTTCATTAGAAAACTGCCCTTTCACCTTTAAAGCTTATGTTTAAATCTACATATgactgatgggataaaagtctTCTCCCTTTGATGGTTGTATGTATCCTAAATtgagtgagtttgggcagtcttgacCCAGCTCCTAGCAAGTCATAGCACAAAATGTCCCAAATGACAATATGTAACTGGAGCTTACATATTTTGAGGGCAATGATTTGCCTTGCATCTAACCTCAGCTAAATGAGAACAACATTTGCATAAATTTAGAAAAAATCTAAGCAACCCTTCGGTCAGTTGATTAGTTGGTCCTGTTTCAAACTGTTTGTTAACCTGCACTTAATCACTGATAAATGTTTAAATGTACAAATTCAGTCCAGCTCTAAGGGACATTTTCCTCACAGTTTCTGAGCTTTGTCATGGCAGTATCAAAAAACCTCTGAAAAGTAAGGGATGAAGATAATAAAAGCTACAATAGGAAGAGGGTTGTGAACTACCTTGGCTTAGAAGTATTTTCCTTTGCCAAAGTTGCAAGACTGTTATAGAAAtaaaaaacctcaattaaatcaaatCTAACATGGAACAGCTTACAAATTGTGCATAGCATAAGCAAAAACAAATGTGATTCAGATATAGAGCTTAATCAAGTTATTAGCAGTCTCATATATGTTTATTCAGAAATACTATATTTGCCATTGGTATAAACATTCTATTATATGTGTTCTGGTTAAAAgtgacttttttttcctcttctatTCTGTTGCATACAATGCAACAAGATTCCACTAAATTACATAAATGAttagttatatatatatacacatcacCAGAAAGAAGACTGCTCTTTAGCATAAATAATGATTGCATATTATAGTACAAGTCAGTGAGACAACAGATGTATTTTTGTCAACTGCAGTCCCACTATTGCAAAGAATTAAGTCAGAAGACTAAAAGGGATTAGGAATGCTAAGAATAGGCATCCTAGTAAGCTGTCATTCACTCAGCAGGCCATTCTTTTTGCTTTGTGTTGAAGGGTTTGTTTTTGTTCTTTTGAGAAAACCCTTGCCTGCGATCTATTTTTAATTATTATCAGAATTTATTATGACTCTGCACAAAGCCTACCACCTTTGTCACTCTACATCAAGGTCAGTAAAAGTCACATCACTTGAATTTATATTTGCCTGAATATTAAATGTAACTTGGCCTTGAAAACAACTTCCTATGGTTTTCCAAATAAGCTATATGATTAGGCTGCAGTTGGGAAAACCACATCTAAAAGATATATCAcagtgacattgaattcactttgTGGTGTCTTATCTGTCAGACATATATATGTGAGTTGATTAGCTGTGGACAGAAGATATCTGGCACTTTTCTGTTATGTGATAGAAGTTATTATTAGATATGACATTAAGGTGGACAtgccagattttatttttaaaataagccAATAAATGTTCTTGACCCTAGATGAATATATTTATTTACCTGATGCATCTCAAATTAAatcaaccttttttttaaaaaatagcaatTTGGACCATTGAAATCAGAGGAGGTATTGAATGGCCTTCGTGAGCTGCAGAAAGTTGAGAATACCATGTATCAGTGGTCCAGTGGCAAGATGTAGCTATGCTCAATTAAAGCTAGAAATAAAGCTTTACTTGATACAATACAATCTACTGCTACCTGTTTCTTCTAAACCAAGTCACATCACTGATAGACTGAACTATAATCCATTGGCAGTGCTAGAATCTATATTGTTTGCTTTGAATTTACCACATTAATGTAGGAGGTACATAAACATGGAAACCAACAAGTTTCTAGTAAACCTTTACTACTTATACAGACTTTCCAATTGAGCTATCGTGGTTCCCGCAACATGATGTGAGCTCAGTGCAGTCCCACATCCACGCTGGCACAAAGTCAATAAAAACTCTGAAACATATCTGATTTCAATTACATTTAATATCATTATATTTTATAAGGGTGAAAATGGAAAACTGCTGCATAATTTGTTAACATAAAATGGAATGTCTGACTACATGATTGTTGTGGGGAAGTTTATGACTGTTGTTTTAGAAAcataaaatcattttaaaagtgTGTAAATTAGGAATGATATAAGGCCAATCATTGAATCTAGCCTACTTTATTGTGTTCCATTTATAGTCCTCTATCCTGTGTTCAGCTGTTCTGAGTAGGACAACCTGTTAACGAATAAGGACAGAATGGTTTCTCCCCTGAGTGTCATTCAACAATGGGATACCACTGACTCTGCTGtgcttgattaaaaaaaaagttatctatcaTATCGCTTATATAACAAGAAATAAAACAATTTGTTTTGATTAACTTATATAAATAGTAACCTTTTCTGCTGCCAGTCAGGCACTCTGTTTAAAAAAAGTATTAATAATGCAAAGCAAATCCTAACCATATTTGCTGGAATTGAAGCAACTAAAAGCATTTTCAGTATAAAGCAGTGTGGGACTTTAAGAAACAGACTGGGTGTGTTGAAGGTCATATTGTCTACATTTtatatttcataattttaaacatagcTAGATAAGCCAGACATGTGCCTCTTAAAAGTTAGTTTTGAGATTATAATCGTTTGAAAGAAGAGCCTTATATAGCAGAATCGTTTGTGGACTATTATTAAAGACCTCAGATAAGGTATGTTCTCTGCAAGCTGACCCAGTCTTTTTCAAGCATGTATATACAACAGTACAACAACCAATAGTGTAACAAATCTTCATGTAGAAAAATAAACAGCACTAGATGACTAGGTCTTTGAGTGCACACTGTATTTTGACACTGGCAGGGAGGAGATCTGTACTTTTTCTATGCCAGACTATGCCATTGAACTATTTTAGTAATACACCCTAGGTTACGTGACTGATCTGCATTCCGCTTGCCAAAGTAATTACTCTAATGGTCAATTCAGAAAGGGTATTTTTCAAACCAGCTTTTTTATGTGGCTAAGTAACGAAAAAGACCTTTTACACAGTCCAGGGGAGAGATATGATTTACCCTCTAACTGCATATCTGCATAATGAAAGCTTAGTGTGAAGCAATATCAATGGGTAAGAAAATTGGAGATATGATCCTGGTGTTGGCTTATTCGTTTTAAAGAGATATCTGGATTCAACTTTACTGAAATTAGAT from Heptranchias perlo isolate sHepPer1 chromosome 5, sHepPer1.hap1, whole genome shotgun sequence encodes the following:
- the pln1 gene encoding cardiac phospholamban, producing MDKVQQITRSAIRRASAIEVNPQIRRNLQELFVNFTLILICLLLIYIIKLLM